One window of Leptospira yasudae genomic DNA carries:
- a CDS encoding ABC transporter permease, translating to MGKLTYFRFAYSIVKRDITISILHIGFSVLFCFFLIFGIFLLRMDKVPSNPSSIELFRNYPQLVLLLSAAALTFMAITRTLLRTSDAGIMMAVGGNRIGTVRLLVAELWILHGLGFLLSVIATAFFPPWVSEGSSLLDYLKAFLILIGLISGIGAGLALILTFLDPYRSIRRGK from the coding sequence ATGGGAAAACTTACCTACTTCAGATTTGCGTATTCTATTGTAAAACGCGATATTACAATCAGTATTCTTCATATAGGATTTTCCGTTTTATTTTGTTTTTTTCTGATCTTCGGGATCTTTCTGCTTCGGATGGATAAGGTCCCCTCTAACCCTTCTAGTATCGAACTCTTCCGGAATTATCCACAGTTGGTTTTATTGCTGAGCGCGGCCGCTTTGACATTTATGGCGATTACCCGAACCCTTCTACGCACTTCCGACGCGGGAATTATGATGGCGGTCGGGGGAAATCGGATCGGAACCGTCCGGCTTTTGGTCGCGGAACTCTGGATTCTTCATGGACTCGGGTTTCTCCTAAGCGTAATCGCTACGGCCTTTTTTCCTCCCTGGGTTTCCGAAGGTTCGAGTCTCCTCGATTACCTCAAAGCGTTTCTGATTCTGATCGGCTTGATCTCCGGAATCGGAGCGGGGCTCGCCTTGATTCTCACCTTTTTAGATCCATACCGTTCGATTCGGAGGGGAAAATGA